The following coding sequences lie in one Isoptericola variabilis 225 genomic window:
- a CDS encoding ribonuclease J: MSHPHPELPLPPALPAGGLRVVALGGLGEVGRNMAVLEYDGRLLVVDCGVLFPEDHQPGVDLILPDFEYIKDRLDDIEAVVLTHGHEDHIGAVPYLLRLRRDIPLVGSRLTLAFVDAKLKEHRIRPVMRPVAEGDTLQLGVFSTEFVAVNHSIPDALAVAITTGAGTVLHTGDFKMDQLPLDGRVTDLRAFARLGERGVDLFMVDSTNAEVPGFVTNEVEIGPVLDNIFAQAERRIIVASFASHVHRVQQVLNAAYAHGRKVALVGRSMVRNMGIAAELGYLDVPPGVLIDLKQAADLPDDRVVYMSTGSQGEPMAALSRMANGDHKVAVGRGDTVILASSLIPGNENSVFRVINGLTRLGARVVHSGNAKVHVSGHASAGELLYCYNILRPRNVMPVHGEVRHLVANAALAVRTGVPADRVVLAEDGVVVDLVDGKASVVGAVPCGYVYVDGSSVGEVTEAELKDRRILGEEGFISVFAVVDSATGKVLAGPQILARGMAEDDAVFEEIQPDVVRALEDAIAGGATDTYQMQQVMRRVVGQWVNRRLRRRPMIVPVVVEA, from the coding sequence GTGAGCCACCCGCACCCCGAACTTCCCCTGCCCCCCGCCCTTCCCGCCGGAGGGCTGCGCGTCGTCGCCCTCGGCGGGCTCGGCGAGGTCGGGCGCAACATGGCCGTCCTCGAGTACGACGGACGCCTGCTCGTCGTCGACTGCGGGGTCCTGTTCCCCGAGGACCACCAGCCCGGAGTCGACCTCATCCTCCCGGACTTCGAGTACATCAAGGACCGGCTCGACGACATCGAGGCCGTCGTCCTCACGCACGGGCACGAGGACCACATCGGCGCCGTGCCCTACCTGCTGCGCCTGCGCCGCGACATCCCGCTCGTCGGCTCGCGGCTGACGCTCGCGTTCGTCGACGCCAAGCTCAAGGAGCACCGCATCCGTCCCGTGATGCGGCCCGTCGCGGAGGGCGACACGCTGCAGCTCGGCGTGTTCTCGACCGAGTTCGTCGCGGTCAACCACTCGATCCCCGACGCGCTCGCCGTCGCCATCACGACCGGCGCGGGCACCGTGCTCCACACGGGCGACTTCAAGATGGACCAGCTGCCGCTCGACGGCCGGGTCACCGACCTGCGCGCCTTCGCGCGGCTGGGGGAGCGCGGCGTCGACCTGTTCATGGTCGACTCCACGAACGCCGAGGTGCCGGGCTTCGTCACCAACGAGGTCGAGATCGGCCCCGTGCTCGACAACATCTTCGCGCAGGCCGAGCGCCGCATCATCGTGGCGTCGTTCGCCTCGCACGTGCACCGCGTGCAGCAGGTGCTCAACGCGGCGTACGCGCACGGCCGCAAGGTCGCGCTCGTCGGGCGCTCGATGGTGCGCAACATGGGCATCGCCGCCGAGCTCGGGTACCTCGACGTGCCGCCCGGTGTGCTCATCGATCTCAAGCAGGCGGCCGACCTTCCCGACGACCGCGTCGTCTACATGTCGACCGGCTCCCAGGGCGAGCCGATGGCAGCCCTGAGCCGCATGGCCAACGGGGACCACAAGGTCGCGGTGGGCCGCGGCGACACCGTGATCCTCGCCTCGTCGCTCATCCCCGGCAACGAGAACTCGGTGTTCCGGGTCATCAACGGCCTCACGCGCCTCGGCGCGCGCGTCGTCCACTCGGGCAACGCCAAGGTGCACGTCTCCGGCCACGCGAGCGCGGGCGAGCTGCTCTACTGCTACAACATCCTGCGCCCGCGCAACGTCATGCCCGTGCACGGCGAGGTGCGCCACCTCGTCGCGAACGCGGCGCTCGCGGTCCGGACGGGTGTGCCCGCCGACCGCGTGGTCCTCGCCGAGGACGGCGTGGTCGTCGACCTCGTCGACGGCAAGGCGTCCGTCGTCGGCGCGGTGCCGTGCGGGTACGTGTACGTCGACGGCTCGTCCGTCGGCGAGGTGACCGAGGCCGAGCTCAAGGACCGCCGCATCCTCGGCGAGGAGGGCTTCATCTCGGTGTTCGCGGTCGTCGACTCGGCGACGGGCAAGGTCCTGGCCGGCCCGCAGATCCTCGCGCGCGGCATGGCCGAGGACGACGCGGTGTTCGAGGAGATCCAGCCCGACGTCGTCCGGGCGCTCGAGGACGCGATCGCCGGCGGCGCGACGGACACCTACCAGATGCAGCAGGTCATGCGGCGCGTGGTCGGGCAGTGGGTCAACCGGCGCCTGCGCCGGCGCCCGATGATCGTCCCGGTGGTCGTGGAGGCCTGA
- the dapA gene encoding 4-hydroxy-tetrahydrodipicolinate synthase, producing the protein MTLPATPARPFGAVLTAMVTPMSRDGEVDLEAAARLATRLVDEGNDGVVLSGTTGEAPTTHAPEKAELVRAVVEAVGDRAVVVAGAGSNDTVHAVRMAEQAAEAGADGLLVVSPYYSRPTQEGLYRHFATIADATDLPVMLYDIPGRAGVRIAPATYERIAAHPRVVATKDATGDVAAVPGLRARTGLAWYSGDDGLLLPFLAHGAVGIVSVSAHLVGRQFAEAVRRFDAGDHAGALEVFASTLPVVEAMNGAGAQAVMVKAALEVLGVHDNRELRLPNVAATDDDVAQVRDALAASGLLTVSGASAATTLP; encoded by the coding sequence ATGACGCTTCCCGCCACGCCCGCGCGCCCGTTCGGCGCGGTCCTCACCGCGATGGTGACGCCCATGTCCCGCGACGGAGAGGTGGACCTGGAGGCGGCGGCCCGCCTCGCGACCCGTCTGGTCGACGAGGGCAACGACGGCGTGGTCCTGTCCGGCACGACGGGCGAGGCGCCCACGACGCACGCTCCCGAGAAGGCCGAGCTCGTGCGCGCCGTCGTCGAGGCCGTCGGCGACCGCGCCGTGGTCGTGGCCGGGGCGGGCTCCAACGACACCGTGCACGCCGTGCGCATGGCCGAGCAGGCCGCCGAGGCAGGCGCGGACGGGCTGCTCGTCGTGTCGCCGTACTACTCGCGCCCCACGCAGGAGGGCCTCTACCGGCACTTCGCGACGATCGCCGACGCGACCGACCTGCCCGTCATGCTCTACGACATCCCCGGCCGCGCCGGCGTGCGCATCGCGCCCGCGACGTACGAGCGCATCGCCGCCCACCCGCGCGTCGTCGCGACCAAGGACGCCACGGGCGACGTCGCGGCCGTGCCAGGCCTGCGCGCCCGCACCGGCCTCGCCTGGTACTCGGGCGACGACGGCCTGCTCCTGCCCTTCCTCGCGCACGGCGCCGTCGGCATCGTCTCGGTGTCCGCGCACCTCGTCGGCCGCCAGTTCGCCGAGGCCGTCCGGCGCTTCGACGCCGGCGACCACGCCGGGGCGCTCGAGGTCTTCGCGTCCACGCTGCCCGTCGTCGAGGCGATGAACGGCGCCGGCGCGCAGGCCGTCATGGTCAAGGCCGCGCTCGAGGTCCTCGGCGTCCACGACAACCGCGAGCTGCGCCTGCCGAACGTCGCCGCGACCGACGACGACGTCGCCCAGGTCCGGGACGCCCTCGCGGCGTCCGGCCTGCTGACCGTCAGCGGCGCGTCCGCCGCCACCACGCTTCCGTAA
- a CDS encoding GNAT family N-acetyltransferase, producing MALFREPADVSVRPAVPGDEDAVTRIQVSAWRAVHEAALGDGVVDALDTAAMRDRWADAIASPPGPGFAVLVALDGPRIVGFAAVAPGQVLALEVDPDHQRAGHGSRLLSAAVDRLRQGGADEVVTWVLDDDAARERFLSSAGLGPDGTERTLATGVRDVVERRWSALL from the coding sequence ATGGCACTGTTCCGCGAGCCCGCCGACGTGTCGGTGCGCCCCGCCGTCCCCGGTGACGAGGACGCCGTCACCCGCATCCAGGTGAGCGCGTGGCGCGCCGTGCACGAGGCCGCGCTCGGCGACGGCGTCGTCGACGCGCTCGACACGGCCGCGATGCGCGACCGGTGGGCCGACGCGATCGCCTCGCCGCCCGGCCCCGGCTTCGCGGTGCTGGTCGCGCTCGACGGGCCGCGGATCGTCGGCTTCGCCGCCGTCGCGCCCGGGCAGGTGCTCGCGCTCGAGGTGGATCCCGACCACCAGCGGGCGGGCCACGGCTCGCGCCTGCTCTCCGCCGCGGTCGACCGGCTGCGCCAGGGCGGCGCCGACGAGGTCGTCACGTGGGTGCTCGACGACGACGCCGCGCGCGAGCGCTTCCTGTCCTCGGCAGGGCTCGGCCCCGACGGCACCGAGCGCACGCTCGCGACCGGCGTGCGGGACGTCGTCGAACGGCGCTGGTCGGCGCTGCTCTGA
- a CDS encoding tetratricopeptide repeat protein — protein MSAGAPEPRRAGRRWPRGLAGALAVTALLALYVWQIAGRGVAMVRTGEPALVGIGVAVLVIPLLVIVLIAREYRLAARVQRMADTLAAAGELPVDDLPRSPGGRIDRAAADAAFEERRAAVERAPEDWKAWYHLAFAYDAAGDRRRAREALRRASGLFGR, from the coding sequence GTGAGCGCGGGCGCGCCCGAGCCGCGGCGCGCGGGGCGCCGGTGGCCGCGCGGGCTGGCGGGCGCGCTCGCCGTCACGGCGCTGCTCGCGCTCTACGTGTGGCAGATCGCGGGCCGCGGCGTCGCCATGGTGCGCACCGGCGAGCCGGCCCTGGTCGGGATCGGCGTCGCCGTGCTCGTCATCCCGCTGCTCGTGATCGTGCTGATCGCGCGCGAGTACCGGCTGGCGGCCCGCGTGCAGCGCATGGCCGACACGCTCGCGGCGGCGGGCGAGCTGCCGGTCGACGACCTGCCGCGCTCGCCCGGCGGCCGGATCGACCGCGCCGCGGCCGACGCGGCGTTCGAGGAGCGCCGCGCCGCGGTCGAGCGGGCGCCCGAGGACTGGAAGGCGTGGTACCACCTGGCGTTCGCGTACGACGCGGCGGGGGACCGGCGTCGTGCCCGCGAGGCGCTGCGCCGCGCCTCGGGGCTGTTCGGCCGCTGA
- a CDS encoding NAD-dependent succinate-semialdehyde dehydrogenase, producing MTAPTLSPALVAHLPTGTLVDGHWGPATGGRTFEVVDPATEQVLFDVADATPEDGRRGLAAAADAAPAWRAVAPRERSELLRAVHERIVARADDVAALITAECGKTLAEARAEVLYGADFLRWYAEQAVRTDGLVRRAPGGTNRQLVQRRPVGPALLITPWNFPIAMATRKIGPALAAGCTVVVKPARLTPLTTMLVAEVIRSELAERGLPTGVVNVVPTSSASDVTAPLLADPRLRKLSFTGSTAVGRTLLEGAAGQVLNCSMELGGNAPFLVLADADLDAAIEGAMVAKLRNGGQSCVAANRFLVHDSLAREFARRLADRFAALRVGPGAADGTDVGPLIEPKAVDKVDELVADAADRGAQVLAGGRRPEGRGYFYEPTVLAGVDPDARAVTEEIFGPVAPVVAFSDDDEAIELANATEYGLAAYAYTTSLDRAMRLSDELEAGMIGINRGMVSDASAPFGGVKQSGLGREGGEAGLEEYLETVYVAL from the coding sequence ATGACGGCACCGACGCTCTCCCCCGCGCTCGTCGCGCACCTGCCCACGGGCACGCTCGTCGACGGCCACTGGGGTCCCGCGACGGGCGGCCGGACGTTCGAGGTGGTCGACCCGGCGACCGAGCAGGTCCTCTTCGACGTCGCCGACGCGACGCCCGAGGACGGCCGCCGCGGCCTCGCCGCGGCCGCCGACGCGGCCCCCGCGTGGCGCGCCGTCGCGCCGCGCGAGCGCTCGGAGCTGCTGCGCGCGGTGCACGAGCGGATCGTCGCGCGGGCCGACGACGTGGCCGCGCTCATCACGGCCGAGTGCGGCAAGACCCTCGCCGAGGCGCGCGCCGAGGTGCTCTACGGCGCCGACTTCCTGCGCTGGTACGCCGAGCAGGCCGTGCGCACCGACGGGCTCGTGCGCCGGGCGCCCGGCGGGACCAACCGCCAGCTCGTCCAGCGCCGGCCGGTCGGGCCGGCGCTGCTCATCACCCCGTGGAACTTCCCCATCGCCATGGCGACGCGCAAGATCGGCCCCGCGCTCGCGGCCGGCTGCACCGTCGTGGTCAAGCCCGCGCGCCTGACGCCCCTGACGACGATGCTCGTCGCCGAGGTGATCCGCTCCGAGCTCGCCGAGCGCGGGCTGCCGACCGGCGTCGTGAACGTCGTGCCGACGTCGTCCGCGTCCGACGTGACCGCCCCGCTCCTGGCCGACCCGCGGCTGCGCAAGCTGTCCTTCACCGGCTCGACCGCCGTCGGTCGCACGCTGCTCGAGGGCGCCGCCGGCCAGGTGCTCAACTGCTCGATGGAGCTCGGCGGCAACGCCCCGTTCCTCGTGCTCGCGGACGCCGACCTCGACGCCGCGATCGAGGGCGCCATGGTCGCCAAGCTGCGCAACGGCGGGCAGTCGTGCGTCGCCGCCAACCGCTTCCTCGTGCACGACTCCCTCGCCCGCGAGTTCGCGCGCCGGCTCGCCGACCGGTTCGCGGCGCTGCGCGTGGGTCCCGGCGCCGCCGACGGCACCGACGTCGGCCCGCTCATCGAGCCCAAGGCGGTCGACAAGGTCGACGAGCTCGTCGCCGACGCCGCGGACCGCGGCGCCCAGGTGCTCGCGGGCGGCCGCCGCCCCGAGGGGCGCGGGTACTTCTACGAGCCGACCGTGCTCGCGGGCGTCGACCCCGACGCCCGCGCGGTCACCGAGGAGATCTTCGGGCCGGTCGCACCGGTCGTCGCGTTCTCGGACGACGACGAGGCGATCGAGCTCGCCAACGCGACCGAGTACGGGCTCGCCGCCTACGCGTACACGACGTCGCTCGACCGGGCGATGCGGCTCTCGGACGAGCTCGAGGCGGGCATGATCGGCATCAACCGCGGCATGGTCTCGGACGCCAGCGCGCCGTTCGGCGGCGTCAAGCAGTCGGGCCTCGGGCGCGAGGGCGGCGAGGCCGGCCTCGAGGAGTACCTCGAGACCGTCTACGTCGCGCTCTGA
- a CDS encoding AzlD domain-containing protein has product MTAGVLWTTVLLASLACFALKLAGHLVPEHLLADERVQRTSGLVTVALLASLVVVQTVGDGQAVVLDARVPAIGVAAAALALRAPFVVVVVLAAASAAGLRALGWG; this is encoded by the coding sequence ATGACCGCCGGCGTGCTGTGGACCACGGTGCTGCTCGCGTCGCTCGCGTGCTTCGCCCTCAAGCTCGCGGGGCACCTCGTCCCGGAGCACCTGCTCGCCGACGAGCGCGTCCAGCGCACGTCCGGCCTCGTCACGGTCGCGCTGCTCGCCTCGCTCGTCGTCGTGCAGACCGTCGGGGACGGTCAGGCCGTCGTGCTCGACGCGCGCGTGCCCGCGATCGGGGTCGCGGCCGCCGCGCTCGCGCTGCGCGCCCCGTTCGTCGTCGTGGTCGTGCTCGCCGCGGCCTCCGCGGCGGGCCTGCGTGCCCTCGGCTGGGGCTGA
- a CDS encoding pitrilysin family protein, with the protein MTWHLPLVPAGEPGAELTAGQDGATIRRTVLPGGVRVLTEHMPGLRSATVGAWVGVGSRDETDGHHGSTHFLEHLLFKGTRRRSAMDIAEAFDAVGGEANAATGKEHTCYYARVLDADLPMAVDVIADMVTSARLDPDELEVERGVILEELAMTDDDPSDVVHEEFAAAVLGTHPLGRPIGGTPDTIRAVPRDAVWEHYRWHYRPETLVVAAAGGVDHDAIVEQVAGALAAGGWELDAGASPRPRRDDLSGTDGVPTEGVELTVRRQVEQANVVVGSTGLSATDDRRFTLSVLNAALGGGMSSRLFQEIREKRGLAYTTYSFASGHGGLGTFGLYAGCAPAKVDQVTGLLVAELERLAEDGITDAELERSVGQLSGGLVLGLEDTGSRMSRLGKAELVYGELLTLEESLERIRAVTADDVRELAADLASRPRSVVRVGPFGE; encoded by the coding sequence ATGACCTGGCACCTCCCGCTCGTCCCCGCGGGCGAGCCCGGTGCCGAGCTGACCGCCGGGCAGGACGGCGCGACGATCCGTCGCACCGTCCTGCCCGGCGGCGTCCGCGTGCTCACCGAGCACATGCCGGGCCTGCGCTCGGCGACCGTGGGCGCCTGGGTCGGCGTCGGCTCCCGGGACGAGACCGACGGGCACCACGGCTCGACCCACTTCCTCGAGCACCTGCTCTTCAAGGGCACGCGGCGCCGCTCGGCCATGGACATCGCCGAGGCGTTCGACGCCGTCGGCGGCGAGGCCAACGCCGCGACCGGCAAGGAGCACACGTGCTACTACGCGCGCGTGCTCGACGCCGACCTGCCCATGGCCGTCGACGTCATCGCGGACATGGTCACCTCGGCGCGGCTCGACCCCGACGAGCTCGAGGTCGAGCGCGGCGTGATCCTCGAGGAGCTCGCCATGACGGACGACGACCCGTCCGACGTGGTGCACGAGGAGTTCGCCGCGGCGGTGCTCGGCACCCACCCGCTCGGGCGGCCCATCGGCGGCACGCCCGACACCATCCGGGCCGTGCCGCGCGACGCCGTCTGGGAGCACTACCGCTGGCACTACCGGCCCGAGACGCTCGTGGTCGCGGCCGCGGGCGGCGTCGACCACGACGCGATCGTCGAGCAGGTCGCGGGCGCGCTCGCCGCGGGCGGCTGGGAGCTCGACGCCGGCGCGTCCCCGCGCCCGCGCCGCGACGACCTGTCCGGCACCGACGGCGTGCCGACCGAGGGCGTCGAGCTCACGGTCCGCCGCCAGGTCGAGCAGGCCAACGTCGTCGTGGGCTCGACGGGCCTGTCGGCGACGGACGACCGCCGCTTCACGCTCTCGGTGCTCAACGCGGCGCTGGGCGGCGGCATGTCGTCGCGGCTGTTCCAGGAGATCCGCGAGAAGCGGGGCCTGGCGTACACGACGTACTCGTTCGCGTCGGGCCACGGCGGCCTCGGCACGTTCGGCCTGTACGCGGGCTGCGCGCCCGCCAAGGTCGACCAGGTGACCGGGCTCCTGGTGGCCGAGCTCGAGCGGCTCGCCGAGGACGGCATCACCGACGCCGAGCTCGAGCGCTCGGTCGGGCAGCTGTCGGGCGGGCTCGTCCTCGGGCTCGAGGACACGGGCTCGCGCATGAGCCGCCTGGGCAAGGCCGAGCTCGTCTACGGCGAGCTCCTCACGCTCGAGGAGTCGCTCGAGCGCATCCGTGCCGTGACCGCCGACGACGTGCGCGAGCTCGCCGCCGACCTCGCGTCGCGGCCGCGCTCGGTCGTGCGCGTGGGTCCCTTCGGAGAGTGA
- a CDS encoding AzlC family ABC transporter permease, translating to MSGVRRARPGARSPEVAAAVRQGVSVAVATGLYGVSFGALAVVAGLDVLQTMALSLLLFSGGSQFALIGVVAAGGSPVAAVATASLLGVRNTLYGAVVAPILRVRGWRRLAAAQVTIDESTAVAVAQGDPAAARAGFWTTGVGVFVLWNAFTLLGALAGDALGDPRAWGLDAAAAAAFLALVWPRLAPRRAQLVAALAVVTSLVLVPVVPAGIPVLAAAAVAVVVGLVGGPTTPERLAAAGRRPAAPGPDTAPGTDAPTDAPTDEEAAR from the coding sequence GTGAGTGGTGTCCGCCGCGCGCGCCCGGGTGCGCGCTCCCCCGAGGTCGCCGCGGCGGTCCGCCAAGGCGTGTCGGTGGCCGTGGCCACGGGCCTGTACGGCGTCTCGTTCGGCGCGCTGGCCGTGGTCGCCGGGCTCGACGTCCTGCAGACCATGGCGCTGAGCCTCCTGCTGTTCTCCGGCGGGTCGCAGTTCGCCCTCATCGGGGTCGTCGCCGCGGGCGGCTCGCCCGTGGCCGCCGTCGCGACGGCGTCCCTGCTGGGCGTGCGCAACACGCTGTACGGGGCCGTGGTGGCGCCGATCCTGCGCGTGCGCGGCTGGCGGCGTCTCGCGGCGGCGCAGGTGACGATCGACGAGTCGACCGCGGTCGCCGTCGCGCAGGGCGACCCGGCCGCCGCGCGAGCCGGCTTCTGGACCACGGGCGTGGGCGTCTTCGTCCTGTGGAACGCGTTCACCCTGCTCGGCGCCCTGGCGGGAGACGCGCTCGGCGACCCGCGGGCGTGGGGCCTCGACGCCGCCGCGGCCGCCGCGTTCCTGGCGCTCGTCTGGCCGCGGCTCGCACCCCGGCGCGCGCAGCTCGTCGCGGCGCTCGCGGTCGTGACCTCCCTCGTGCTCGTCCCCGTCGTCCCCGCGGGCATCCCGGTGCTCGCCGCGGCAGCGGTCGCCGTCGTCGTCGGCCTCGTCGGCGGGCCGACGACGCCCGAGCGGCTCGCGGCCGCGGGCCGTCGCCCCGCCGCGCCCGGGCCCGACACCGCCCCCGGGACCGACGCCCCGACCGACGCCCCGACCGACGAGGAGGCCGCCCGATGA
- the dapB gene encoding 4-hydroxy-tetrahydrodipicolinate reductase: MTDIRVAVLGAAGRMGTQTCAAVEAADGLELVARVEAGDDVAQALRDARADVAVDFTVPAVTEANVHAALDAGAHVVVGTTGWDDASRGRVAEHLERLDADQGARLGVLIAPNFGLSAVLAMTFAAKAARYFESAEVVELHHPDKVDAPSGTARHTAAAIARARADAGLGPMPDATDSGWEARGADVDGVRVHAVRLRGLVAHEEILFGNAGEQLVIRQDSFDRASFMPGVILAVREVVRRPGLTVGLENVLDLS, from the coding sequence GTGACTGACATCAGGGTGGCCGTCCTCGGGGCGGCCGGACGCATGGGCACCCAGACGTGCGCGGCCGTCGAGGCGGCCGACGGGCTCGAGCTCGTCGCGCGCGTCGAGGCGGGCGACGACGTCGCGCAGGCGCTGCGCGACGCGCGCGCCGACGTCGCGGTCGACTTCACCGTGCCCGCGGTGACCGAGGCGAACGTCCACGCGGCGCTCGACGCCGGCGCGCACGTCGTCGTCGGGACGACCGGCTGGGACGACGCGTCGCGCGGAAGGGTCGCCGAGCACCTCGAGCGGCTCGACGCCGACCAGGGTGCGCGCCTCGGGGTGCTCATCGCGCCCAACTTCGGGCTCTCCGCGGTGCTCGCGATGACGTTCGCGGCGAAGGCCGCGCGGTACTTCGAGTCGGCCGAGGTCGTCGAGCTGCACCACCCCGACAAGGTGGACGCGCCGTCGGGCACCGCCCGGCACACCGCGGCGGCGATCGCGCGCGCCCGCGCCGACGCCGGGCTGGGCCCGATGCCCGACGCGACGGACAGCGGCTGGGAGGCGCGCGGCGCGGACGTCGACGGCGTGCGCGTGCACGCGGTGCGCCTGCGCGGGCTCGTGGCGCACGAGGAGATCCTCTTCGGCAACGCGGGCGAGCAGCTCGTCATCCGGCAGGACTCGTTCGACCGCGCGTCGTTCATGCCCGGCGTGATCCTCGCGGTGCGCGAGGTCGTGCGCCGTCCCGGGCTCACGGTCGGCCTCGAGAACGTCCTGGACCTGTCGTGA
- a CDS encoding TetR/AcrR family transcriptional regulator — protein sequence MARPRLHDAALRTRLLEVASHAVAAGGEGAVTVRSVAAAAGTSASAVYALFGSRDELVAAVSAEGFRRFAGHLAAVPRTEDPLADLRELGLAYRTSALADPHFYRVMFERAVPPAADAPPAVERPTFRVLRDAVARLLAGAPDDRVEAAAVALWGLVHGLVSLELADLLPGDDDERAARYAAALAAVGPALLAG from the coding sequence ATGGCCCGTCCCCGGTTGCACGACGCCGCGCTGCGCACCCGGCTGCTCGAGGTCGCCTCGCACGCGGTGGCCGCGGGCGGCGAGGGCGCCGTGACCGTGCGCTCCGTCGCCGCCGCCGCCGGCACGAGCGCGTCCGCCGTGTACGCGCTCTTCGGCTCGCGCGACGAGCTCGTCGCGGCCGTGAGCGCCGAGGGCTTCCGCCGGTTCGCCGGGCACCTCGCCGCCGTGCCGCGCACCGAGGACCCGCTCGCCGACCTGCGCGAGCTGGGCCTGGCCTACCGGACGAGCGCGCTCGCCGACCCGCACTTCTACCGGGTCATGTTCGAGCGCGCGGTGCCGCCCGCGGCCGACGCACCGCCCGCCGTCGAGCGGCCCACGTTCCGGGTCCTGCGCGACGCCGTCGCGCGGCTGCTCGCGGGCGCACCCGACGACCGCGTCGAGGCGGCCGCGGTCGCGCTGTGGGGGCTCGTGCACGGGCTCGTGTCGCTCGAGCTCGCGGACCTGCTCCCCGGCGACGACGACGAGCGCGCGGCGCGCTACGCCGCCGCGCTCGCCGCGGTCGGCCCCGCGCTGCTCGCCGGCTGA